A genome region from Nicotiana tabacum cultivar K326 chromosome 13, ASM71507v2, whole genome shotgun sequence includes the following:
- the LOC107802158 gene encoding uncharacterized protein LOC107802158 has translation MSTSVISMEEKGEKLAAQERCLTGLYLTPYCKCDDAWRSQCSGFQTALQEEHPPEFAPIWLAYNRQTRQSHYFDIDDHPGSSFGASVGPLAPNQDFNGNAELLMELANRAIQEYNEKECNVFKYKVLKIEKVTFSVTAYYLYWMTVKVLNLTLGTPVETFQIHAGKSTLNDFDKVIYCCRPKEEAIVGLPSCEFCFGKLPER, from the exons ATGAGTACTAGTGTGATATCTATGGAGGAGAAGGGAGAAAAACTTGCAGCACAAGAAAGATGCCTCACGGGGTTGTATCTAACCCCCTATTGCAAGTGTGATGATGCGTGGCGCTCGCAATGCAGTGGATTCCAAACCGCTTTGCAGGAGGAGCATCCCCCGGAATTTGCCCCAATTTGGCTCGCGTACAATCGTCAGACTCGTCAATCCCAT TATTTTGACATTGATGACCATCCCGGTTCGAGTTTTGGTGCTTCAGTAGGACCATTAGCACCAAATCAGGATTTCAATGGCAATGCTGAGTTACTGATGGAACTGGCTAACCGTGCTATCCAGGAATATAATGAGAAAGAGTGCAAT GTTTTCAAGTACAAGGTTTTGAAGATTGAGAAAGTGACTTTTTCTGTGACGGCATACTATTTATATTGGATGACTGTGAAAGTCTTAAATCTCACTCTTGGTACTCCTGTCGAAACTTTTCAAATCCATGCTGGTAAAAGCACCCTCAATGATTTCGATAAAGTTATCTATTGTTGCCGGCCTAAAGAAGAG GCCATTGTTGGTTTGCCGAGCTGTGAGTTTTGTTTTGGCAAGTTGCCGGAGAGGTAG